A single genomic interval of Stenotrophomonas sp. ZAC14D1_NAIMI4_1 harbors:
- the cydD gene encoding thiol reductant ABC exporter subunit CydD — translation MSAAKPTAAEPRTAEEESALQRRARTAWLAGLAHAARGRQRLAALCISLSGALLVGQAAAIAWLVQTVLVERAPLASGLPVLAALAVILVLRTLLGSATQAAAGDVADAARLALRERVFARLLGHGPLWLRQRRTGELGELMLHHGDAIESYYSGFLPVRTEVVVVPLLILAAVAWVDWVVALILLFTAPLVPFFMMLVGWGAEAAGRAQLGELARMSGHFADRIKGLGLLRLYGRGEAELAGIEAAAEGVRVRTMKVLRIAFLSSTVLEFFASVSVAMVALYLGLSYLGLMSLHAAVPTLGAGLFCLLLAPEFYAPLRRLAAHYHDRANALAAAAEVERLLLSLPDEPVMAEVPVAPLAVEPAEAALPPVLAQGLVLRPLGAPQDVLQGVDLRLEPGQRLALVGPSGSGKSTLLEALAGWLPPRAGRVQLRPGVQVAYASQRPYLFHGSIADNLRLADPAASDARLRAVAEAAQVLQFAQRLPDGLDTVIGERGFGLSGGEARRIGLARLLLRDPQVLLLDEPTAFLDADTEAALLRSLAAYARGRSVVVATHSPVVIAWADRCLLLPEGRMVDPAQAVRA, via the coding sequence TTGAGCGCTGCCAAACCCACTGCTGCCGAGCCGCGTACCGCAGAAGAAGAATCGGCCCTGCAGCGGCGCGCCCGCACCGCGTGGCTGGCTGGCCTGGCCCATGCCGCGCGCGGCCGGCAGCGCCTGGCCGCCCTGTGCATCAGCCTCTCCGGCGCCCTGCTGGTCGGCCAGGCCGCCGCGATCGCCTGGCTGGTGCAGACCGTGCTGGTGGAACGCGCGCCGTTGGCCAGCGGCCTGCCGGTCCTGGCCGCGCTGGCCGTCATCCTGGTGCTGCGCACGCTGCTGGGCAGCGCCACCCAGGCCGCCGCCGGTGATGTGGCCGATGCCGCCCGGCTGGCCCTGCGTGAGCGTGTGTTCGCGCGCCTGCTCGGGCACGGCCCGCTGTGGCTGCGGCAGCGCCGCACCGGTGAACTGGGCGAGCTGATGCTGCACCACGGCGATGCCATCGAAAGCTATTACAGCGGCTTCCTGCCGGTGCGTACCGAAGTGGTGGTGGTGCCGCTGCTGATCCTGGCCGCGGTGGCCTGGGTCGACTGGGTGGTGGCACTGATCCTGCTGTTCACCGCGCCGCTGGTGCCGTTCTTCATGATGCTGGTGGGCTGGGGCGCCGAAGCGGCCGGCCGCGCACAGCTGGGTGAACTGGCGCGGATGAGCGGCCACTTCGCCGATCGCATCAAGGGCCTGGGCCTGCTGCGCCTGTATGGGCGCGGCGAGGCGGAACTGGCTGGCATCGAAGCGGCGGCCGAGGGCGTGCGCGTGCGTACGATGAAGGTGCTGCGCATCGCGTTCCTGTCATCCACCGTGCTGGAATTCTTTGCCTCGGTGAGCGTGGCGATGGTCGCGCTCTACCTGGGCCTGAGCTATCTGGGCCTGATGTCGCTGCATGCAGCGGTGCCGACGCTGGGCGCGGGCCTGTTCTGCCTGCTGCTGGCCCCGGAGTTCTACGCGCCGCTGCGGCGGCTGGCCGCGCATTACCACGACCGCGCCAACGCGCTGGCCGCCGCGGCCGAGGTGGAGCGCCTGCTGCTTTCGCTGCCGGACGAGCCGGTGATGGCCGAGGTGCCGGTGGCACCGCTGGCGGTGGAGCCGGCCGAGGCGGCCTTGCCGCCGGTGCTGGCACAGGGGCTGGTGCTGCGCCCCTTGGGCGCCCCGCAGGATGTGCTGCAGGGCGTGGACCTGCGGCTGGAGCCCGGGCAGCGGCTGGCGCTTGTCGGCCCCAGTGGCTCGGGCAAGAGCACGCTGCTGGAAGCGCTGGCCGGGTGGCTGCCGCCGCGTGCGGGGCGGGTACAGCTGCGCCCTGGCGTGCAGGTGGCCTATGCCAGCCAGCGTCCCTACCTGTTCCATGGCTCGATTGCCGACAACCTGCGCCTGGCCGACCCGGCGGCCAGCGATGCACGCCTGCGCGCGGTGGCCGAGGCGGCGCAGGTGCTGCAGTTCGCCCAGCGCCTGCCCGATGGGCTGGATACCGTGATCGGTGAGCGCGGCTTCGGCCTGTCCGGCGGCGAAGCCCGGCGCATCGGCCTGGCCCGGCTGCTGCTGCGCGACCCGCAGGTGCTGCTGCTGGACGAGCCCACCGCCTTCCTCGATGCCGATACCGAAGCGGCGTTGCTGCGCAGCCTGGCCGCGTACGCGCGCGGCCGCAGCGTGGTGGTGGCCACCCACAGCCCGGTGGTGATCGCCTGGGCAGACCGTTGCCTGCTGCTGCCCGAAGGACGCATGGTCGACCCGGCACAGGCGGTGCGCGCATGA
- a CDS encoding cytochrome ubiquinol oxidase subunit I, which translates to MIDQTVVELSRLQFALTAMYHFLFVPLTLGLSFMVAIMESVYVMTRKQVWRQMTLFWGTLFGINFAIGVATGLVMEFQFGMNWSYYSHYVGDIFGAPLAIEGLMAFFLEATFIGLFFFGWKRLSPVKHLTVTWLMALGTNLSAVWILIANGWMQNPTGAVFNPDTMRMEVVDFAAVLLNPVAQAKFVHTVSAGYVTGAIFVMSISALYLLRNKHKDMARRSFAVAAAFGLLSSLSVVVLGDESGYAASEHQKMKLAAIEAMWETERAPADFTAFGIPNQATHQNDYAIKIPYLMGLIATRSLDQPIPGILELVERAEHRIRGGQIAYGALERIKKDKTDLQAREMFDRHWQDLGHGLLLKRYREDILNATPEEISKAAMDTVPRVAPLFWTFRIMAGLGFYLIAFFALAFYYSCRNNFQDKRWFLRLAVWSLPAPWIAIECGWFVAEYGRQPWAVDGVLPTFYAASGLALHEILTTLAVFTALYTVLLIIEIKLMLKAIRTGPDDILPTLQADIRPVSPTAAAAGQA; encoded by the coding sequence ATGATTGATCAGACAGTCGTAGAACTGTCGCGGCTGCAATTCGCTCTGACCGCGATGTACCACTTCCTATTCGTACCGCTCACGCTTGGCCTGTCCTTCATGGTGGCCATCATGGAGAGCGTGTACGTCATGACCCGCAAGCAGGTCTGGCGGCAGATGACCCTGTTCTGGGGCACGCTGTTCGGCATCAACTTCGCCATCGGCGTGGCCACCGGCCTGGTGATGGAATTCCAGTTCGGCATGAACTGGTCGTACTACAGCCACTACGTGGGTGACATCTTCGGTGCGCCGCTGGCCATCGAAGGCCTGATGGCGTTCTTCCTGGAAGCTACCTTCATCGGCCTGTTCTTCTTTGGCTGGAAGCGCCTGAGCCCGGTCAAGCACCTCACCGTCACCTGGCTGATGGCGCTGGGCACCAACCTGTCGGCGGTGTGGATCCTGATCGCCAACGGCTGGATGCAGAACCCGACCGGTGCGGTGTTCAACCCGGACACGATGCGCATGGAAGTGGTGGATTTCGCCGCCGTGCTGCTCAATCCGGTGGCACAGGCCAAGTTCGTGCACACCGTCAGTGCCGGCTACGTGACCGGCGCCATCTTCGTGATGTCGATCAGCGCCCTGTACCTGCTGCGCAACAAGCACAAGGACATGGCCCGCCGTTCGTTCGCGGTGGCCGCAGCCTTCGGCCTGCTGTCCTCGCTGTCGGTGGTGGTGCTGGGTGACGAAAGCGGTTACGCCGCCAGCGAACACCAGAAGATGAAGCTGGCCGCGATCGAAGCGATGTGGGAAACCGAGCGTGCGCCGGCCGACTTCACCGCCTTCGGCATTCCCAACCAGGCCACCCACCAGAACGATTACGCGATCAAGATCCCGTACCTGATGGGCCTGATCGCCACCCGTTCGCTGGACCAGCCGATTCCCGGCATCCTGGAACTGGTGGAGCGCGCCGAGCACCGCATCCGCGGTGGCCAGATCGCCTATGGCGCGCTGGAGCGGATCAAGAAGGACAAGACCGACCTGCAGGCGCGCGAGATGTTCGACCGCCACTGGCAGGACCTGGGCCACGGCCTGCTGCTGAAGCGCTACCGCGAGGACATCCTCAACGCCACGCCGGAGGAAATCTCCAAGGCGGCGATGGATACCGTGCCGCGCGTGGCACCGCTGTTCTGGACCTTCCGCATCATGGCGGGCCTGGGCTTCTACCTCATCGCCTTCTTCGCCCTGGCGTTCTACTACTCCTGCCGCAACAACTTCCAGGACAAGCGCTGGTTCCTGAGGCTGGCCGTGTGGAGCCTGCCGGCGCCGTGGATCGCGATCGAATGCGGCTGGTTCGTGGCCGAGTACGGCCGCCAGCCGTGGGCGGTGGATGGCGTGCTGCCCACCTTCTACGCGGCATCGGGCCTGGCCCTGCATGAAATCCTGACCACGCTGGCGGTGTTCACCGCGCTCTATACGGTGCTGCTGATCATCGAGATCAAGCTGATGCTGAAGGCGATCCGCACCGGCCCGGACGACATCCTGCCGACGCTGCAGGCTGACATCCGGCCTGTTTCCCCCACTGCAGCCGCTGCCGGACAGGCCTGA
- the cydC gene encoding thiol reductant ABC exporter subunit CydC, with product MSRSPDSLRAVFLRHRPRLLLTVLLLWITMLAGTALLGLSGGFLTAAALAGAAGLAQGFNFFSPSAGIRGLTMARIVSRYFEKLVGHDATLRIARDLRVWFFRRALPLAPARLGATRTGELLARLLGDIGEVDGLLVRAIGPLVALGALSLVAVGAAAMILPSAAVLLAVLALLIGFGVPWLGVRGHDDEEADRAAHRAALRTAAFEGLEGAGDLAALHADAAWQLKVRVAAKQLASRDRRRRWRLIAASTLHGLVAGLGLVAMLALALHAAEQQRIPAEMAAGLVFLTVAMIELWAGMGLAWQSLQSGRIAADRLQSIVEQAPTVEDPSLPQAVPQAATVHWEDVHFRWPGAARPVLSGLQLSLAPGERIAIRGDSGSGKTTLSSLLLRLWDPQQGRLSYGGHDLRGFAQADWHRQLAWLPQNAPVFAGTVAENLRLGDPEAGDDALWAVLRRVRLGEWAERNGGLQAWVGENGATMSAGQARRLALARALLRNAPILLLDEPTEGLDVDTARALLQDLAGLLEGRSLLMITHDDLPNGVVDAQYRLRDGVLEREA from the coding sequence ATGAGCCGTTCGCCCGATTCGCTGCGCGCGGTGTTCCTGCGCCACCGGCCGCGCCTGCTGCTGACGGTGCTGCTGCTGTGGATCACCATGCTGGCCGGCACCGCGCTGCTGGGCCTGTCCGGTGGTTTCCTCACCGCCGCCGCGTTGGCCGGTGCGGCAGGGCTGGCGCAGGGTTTCAACTTCTTCTCGCCTTCGGCCGGCATCCGCGGGCTGACCATGGCGCGCATCGTGTCGCGCTATTTCGAAAAGCTGGTCGGCCACGATGCCACGCTGCGCATCGCCCGCGACCTGCGCGTGTGGTTCTTCCGGCGCGCGCTGCCGCTGGCACCGGCGCGGCTGGGGGCCACGCGCACCGGTGAACTGCTGGCCCGCCTGCTGGGCGATATCGGCGAGGTCGATGGCCTGCTGGTGCGCGCCATCGGGCCGCTGGTGGCGCTGGGTGCGCTGTCGCTGGTGGCGGTGGGCGCGGCGGCGATGATCCTGCCCTCGGCCGCCGTGCTCCTGGCCGTGCTGGCGCTGCTGATCGGCTTCGGCGTGCCGTGGCTGGGCGTGCGCGGGCATGACGATGAAGAAGCCGATCGTGCCGCGCATCGCGCTGCGCTGCGGACGGCTGCATTCGAAGGGCTGGAGGGTGCGGGCGACCTGGCCGCGCTGCATGCCGATGCCGCGTGGCAGCTGAAGGTGCGCGTGGCAGCCAAGCAGCTGGCCTCGCGCGACCGGCGCCGGCGCTGGCGGCTGATCGCGGCGTCCACCCTGCATGGCCTGGTGGCCGGGCTGGGCCTGGTGGCGATGCTGGCGCTGGCCCTGCATGCGGCAGAACAGCAGCGCATTCCTGCGGAGATGGCCGCCGGGCTGGTGTTCCTGACCGTGGCGATGATCGAGTTGTGGGCGGGCATGGGTCTGGCATGGCAGTCGCTGCAGTCCGGCCGCATCGCTGCGGACCGCCTGCAGTCCATCGTCGAGCAGGCGCCGACGGTGGAAGACCCGTCGCTGCCGCAGGCGGTGCCGCAGGCTGCCACCGTGCACTGGGAAGACGTGCATTTCCGCTGGCCGGGCGCGGCGCGGCCGGTGCTGTCGGGCCTGCAGTTGTCCCTGGCACCCGGTGAGCGCATCGCCATCCGCGGCGACAGCGGCAGTGGCAAGACCACGCTGTCCAGCCTGCTGCTGCGCCTGTGGGATCCGCAGCAGGGGCGGTTGAGCTACGGCGGACACGATCTGCGCGGGTTCGCCCAGGCCGATTGGCATCGGCAGCTGGCGTGGTTGCCGCAGAACGCGCCGGTATTTGCCGGCACGGTGGCCGAGAACCTGCGGCTGGGTGACCCTGAAGCCGGCGATGACGCCCTGTGGGCGGTGCTGCGCCGCGTGCGCCTGGGTGAGTGGGCCGAACGCAATGGCGGCCTGCAGGCGTGGGTAGGCGAGAACGGCGCGACGATGTCGGCCGGGCAGGCGCGGCGCCTGGCATTGGCGCGGGCGCTGCTGCGCAACGCGCCGATCCTGCTGCTGGACGAACCGACCGAAGGCCTGGATGTGGATACCGCGCGCGCGCTGCTGCAGGATCTGGCTGGCCTGCTGGAGGGCCGCAGCCTGTTGATGATCACCCACGACGACCTGCCCAACGGCGTCGTGGAT